The following proteins are encoded in a genomic region of Salvelinus namaycush isolate Seneca chromosome 12, SaNama_1.0, whole genome shotgun sequence:
- the LOC120056963 gene encoding calpain small subunit 1-like isoform X2, with the protein MFLAKRLIGGILDVVSNIDPAAFVPSDPDMEVSPIELMNILNRIISKHGDLKTDGFSIESCRSMVAVMDSDSTGKLGFHEFKHLWNNIKKWQGVYKTYDTDGSGVIGADELPSAFRVAGFRLNDQLFQMIIRRYSEENGDLDFDNYIGCLVRLDAMCRAFNTLDKDNNGTIKVNVQEWLQLTMYS; encoded by the exons ATGTTTCTGGCTAAAAGACTCATTGGTGGCATTCTTGATGTTGTAAG CAATATTGATCCAGCTGCTTTTGTGCCCTCTGACCCA GACATGGAGGTGAGCCCCATCGAACTGATGAACATCCTGAATAGAATTATTTCCAAAC ATGGTGACTTGAAGACAGATGGGTTTAGCATAGAGTCCTGCAGGAGCATGGTGGCAGTCATGGAT AGTGACAGCACTGGAAAGCTTGGATTTCATGAGTTCAAACACCTCTGGAACAATATCAAGAAATGGCAG gGTGTGTATAAGACTTATGACACTGATGGCTCCGGGGTTATTGGTGCAGATGAGCTTCCCAGCGCTTTCAGGGTTGCAG GCTTCCGCCTCAAcgaccagctgttccagatgatcATCCGGAGATACAGCGAAGAGAATGGGGACCTGGACTTTGACAACTACATTGGCTGTCTTGTGAGACTGGATGCTATGTGTC GTGCCTTCAACACCTTAGACAAGGATAACAATGGAACCATCAAGGTCAATGTTCAAGAG TGGCTCCAGTTGACCATGTACTCCTGA
- the LOC120056963 gene encoding calpain small subunit 1-like isoform X3 produces the protein MEVSPIELMNILNRIISKHGDLKTDGFSIESCRSMVAVMDSDSTGKLGFHEFKHLWNNIKKWQGVYKTYDTDGSGVIGADELPSAFRVAGFRLNDQLFQMIIRRYSEENGDLDFDNYIGCLVRLDAMCRAFNTLDKDNNGTIKVNVQEWLQLTMYS, from the exons ATGGAGGTGAGCCCCATCGAACTGATGAACATCCTGAATAGAATTATTTCCAAAC ATGGTGACTTGAAGACAGATGGGTTTAGCATAGAGTCCTGCAGGAGCATGGTGGCAGTCATGGAT AGTGACAGCACTGGAAAGCTTGGATTTCATGAGTTCAAACACCTCTGGAACAATATCAAGAAATGGCAG gGTGTGTATAAGACTTATGACACTGATGGCTCCGGGGTTATTGGTGCAGATGAGCTTCCCAGCGCTTTCAGGGTTGCAG GCTTCCGCCTCAAcgaccagctgttccagatgatcATCCGGAGATACAGCGAAGAGAATGGGGACCTGGACTTTGACAACTACATTGGCTGTCTTGTGAGACTGGATGCTATGTGTC GTGCCTTCAACACCTTAGACAAGGATAACAATGGAACCATCAAGGTCAATGTTCAAGAG TGGCTCCAGTTGACCATGTACTCCTGA
- the LOC120056963 gene encoding calpain small subunit 1-like isoform X1 — MFLAKRLIGGILDVVSNIDPAAFVPSDPPAPRRPLAYAEQSESDEERQFRKVFQQLAGDDMEVSPIELMNILNRIISKHGDLKTDGFSIESCRSMVAVMDSDSTGKLGFHEFKHLWNNIKKWQGVYKTYDTDGSGVIGADELPSAFRVAGFRLNDQLFQMIIRRYSEENGDLDFDNYIGCLVRLDAMCRAFNTLDKDNNGTIKVNVQEWLQLTMYS, encoded by the exons ATGTTTCTGGCTAAAAGACTCATTGGTGGCATTCTTGATGTTGTAAG CAATATTGATCCAGCTGCTTTTGTGCCCTCTGACCCA CCCGCACCACGAAGGCCACTTGCATATGCAGAGCAGAGTGAGAGTGATGAGGAAAGACAGTTTCGCAAAGTCTTCCAGCAGTTGGCTGGAGAT GACATGGAGGTGAGCCCCATCGAACTGATGAACATCCTGAATAGAATTATTTCCAAAC ATGGTGACTTGAAGACAGATGGGTTTAGCATAGAGTCCTGCAGGAGCATGGTGGCAGTCATGGAT AGTGACAGCACTGGAAAGCTTGGATTTCATGAGTTCAAACACCTCTGGAACAATATCAAGAAATGGCAG gGTGTGTATAAGACTTATGACACTGATGGCTCCGGGGTTATTGGTGCAGATGAGCTTCCCAGCGCTTTCAGGGTTGCAG GCTTCCGCCTCAAcgaccagctgttccagatgatcATCCGGAGATACAGCGAAGAGAATGGGGACCTGGACTTTGACAACTACATTGGCTGTCTTGTGAGACTGGATGCTATGTGTC GTGCCTTCAACACCTTAGACAAGGATAACAATGGAACCATCAAGGTCAATGTTCAAGAG TGGCTCCAGTTGACCATGTACTCCTGA